One part of the Clostridiales bacterium genome encodes these proteins:
- a CDS encoding L,D-transpeptidase, translated as MKDITNKTKLTLLLIFWAIIFLIAGMGMAKSDYMTYNMLYTQQLVNTAAGNYCRGDVTKIVVEKSKKTMILYDDCNREVKSYKVRVGKNKGAKHCDGDKKTPEGTYHITEKRDSKYHKFLALDYPQAKDLKKAKELGCYAGDSIGIHSWIEGLPKEGSLGCITVWTKEEILEINSLVKVGTAVEILP; from the coding sequence ATGAAAGATATAACCAACAAAACTAAACTAACATTATTATTGATCTTTTGGGCTATTATATTTTTGATTGCTGGTATGGGTATGGCAAAATCAGATTATATGACTTACAATATGCTTTATACTCAACAATTAGTAAATACAGCTGCGGGTAATTATTGTCGTGGTGATGTAACTAAAATTGTGGTTGAAAAATCTAAAAAGACAATGATATTATATGATGATTGCAATAGAGAGGTGAAATCATATAAAGTTCGTGTCGGTAAAAATAAAGGCGCAAAACACTGTGATGGTGATAAAAAAACTCCAGAAGGTACATATCACATTACAGAAAAACGAGATTCTAAATATCATAAATTTTTAGCTTTAGATTATCCACAAGCTAAAGATTTAAAGAAAGCAAAAGAATTGGGTTGTTATGCGGGAGATTCAATTGGTATTCACAGCTGGATTGAGGGATTACCAAAAGAAGGAAGTTTGGGTTGCATTACTGTTTGGACCAAAGAAGAAATACTTGAAATCAATAGTTTAGTAAAAGTAGGTACAGCAGTAGAAATACTCCCGTAG